The following are encoded together in the Naumannella cuiyingiana genome:
- the ilvN gene encoding acetolactate synthase small subunit: MTEPTSAPNSRTLSVLVLNQPGVLARISALFSRRGFNIDSLAVGQTEDPAISRITVATSVDDRVLEQLTKQLNKLVEVLKIVELESGAVRRELILVKVRATPEARGQILEVVQLFRAKAVDVTIDTITIEATGSPEKLDALLRMLEPHGIRELVQSGLVALGRGARSITDRTGRSERLRPASA, from the coding sequence GTGACCGAACCGACGAGTGCACCGAACAGCCGGACACTGAGCGTGCTGGTGCTGAACCAGCCCGGCGTCCTTGCCAGGATCTCCGCGCTGTTCTCCCGGCGCGGGTTCAACATCGACTCGCTCGCGGTCGGCCAGACCGAGGACCCGGCGATCTCCCGGATCACCGTCGCCACCAGCGTCGACGACCGCGTGCTGGAGCAGCTCACCAAGCAGCTCAACAAGCTCGTCGAGGTGCTCAAGATCGTCGAGCTGGAGTCCGGGGCGGTACGCCGGGAGCTGATCCTGGTCAAGGTCAGGGCCACCCCGGAGGCGCGCGGGCAGATCCTCGAGGTCGTGCAGCTCTTCCGCGCCAAGGCGGTCGACGTGACCATCGACACGATCACCATCGAGGCCACCGGGTCCCCGGAGAAGCTGGACGCGCTGCTGCGGATGCTCGAACCGCACGGCATCCGCGAGCTGGTGCAGTCCGGACTGGTGGCCCTCGGCCGCGGCGCGCGTTCGATCACCGACCGGACCGGACGCAGCGAACGGCTGCGCCCGGCGAGCGCGTAG